The proteins below come from a single Chitinophaga pinensis DSM 2588 genomic window:
- a CDS encoding 4-fold beta flower protein — protein MKLLYTLAILFACCTVHAQEIALFNKDGKAIAYIDTKDEMSVYLYDGKAVAYIDKDNVYGFNGQHLGWYDKGSVRTHEGKIIGSTKEATTRYTQYEPYKSYKQYKPYKAYKSYPPYKVYGQSDWTDDSFEELLLTGIKK, from the coding sequence ATGAAACTGCTATACACCCTTGCCATCCTTTTTGCTTGCTGTACAGTACATGCACAGGAAATCGCCCTTTTCAATAAAGATGGAAAAGCCATCGCATATATCGATACCAAAGATGAAATGTCTGTTTACCTCTATGACGGCAAAGCAGTCGCCTATATCGATAAGGATAATGTATATGGCTTCAACGGTCAGCACCTCGGATGGTATGACAAAGGCTCAGTGAGAACGCATGAAGGAAAAATCATCGGAAGTACCAAGGAAGCAACCACCAGGTATACACAATATGAGCCTTATAAAAGCTACAAACAATATAAGCCTTACAAGGCATACAAAAGCTATCCGCCGTACAAAGTATACGGGCAGTCCGACTGGACAGACGACTCCTTCGAAGAACTACTCCTGACTGGCATAAAAAAATAA
- a CDS encoding XAC2610-related protein encodes MDLNQDGYNDLMIYESLNMHGQLHPRVFLSNKAGRLRYRPDLSIFNLCYDTITKHVVSFYVGGAYSEHSKNTYTWENDSLRLIRGASLKIVSPEEGSILTFYTGKDKKPYKTFDKNAEELWDTAVFEQIPNIDCKTSLE; translated from the coding sequence ATGGATCTTAATCAGGATGGCTACAATGACCTGATGATTTATGAATCACTGAATATGCACGGGCAACTGCATCCCCGTGTCTTTCTAAGCAATAAAGCAGGAAGATTAAGGTACAGACCAGACCTAAGTATATTCAATCTATGTTATGATACGATCACTAAACACGTCGTTAGTTTTTATGTAGGTGGCGCTTATAGCGAGCATTCAAAAAACACCTATACGTGGGAAAACGACTCGCTGCGATTAATCCGTGGGGCATCACTTAAAATTGTATCACCTGAAGAAGGCAGCATATTGACATTCTATACAGGGAAAGATAAAAAACCATACAAAACATTTGACAAAAATGCGGAAGAACTTTGGGACACCGCGGTTTTTGAGCAGATTCCGAATATTGACTGTAAAACATCCCTGGAATAA
- a CDS encoding type VI secretion system Vgr family protein translates to MYTQTAVSIGDEEFKQFHALSLKQSMDGHHELKLSIGYDWLLRTGKDPVSSGKSFLGKELRMSVQAIEGSNDLKPLFFNGIVSSVTFGKASNGINGHCTIIATSPTVLLDGNPHIQSYEQQDLAAIAGAVAKSSSASPGGLEINPAYSGKLKYIVQYRETGYKFLQRLAQRYGEWFFYNGQQIIFGKYSPQKTILYHQVNLVDFSLTLRTLPNRIALKGMEYRQYSFVENNTGSIAEGGVDSLTQHAQAQSDKLYTKPSQYKLPYAFSSNAKEELELLTKRQKQAQMSQMVVVTGKSKSTALRLGDTISIQENIFSNEDHGEYMVTALEHYCDGNGEYHNLFEGTPVAAAVPPLDLDNYPFAEAQSATVVENFDPKGLGRIRVRFSWQNGTSPWIRLMQPHGGGDKGFYFIPEVGEEVWVDFEGGNPEAPFATGAAYNGTAKTNFGDTMNNVKVISTRSGHTIKLDDSSGQEFITIADKGGNTIVMDTNGQNISISAQEHISINARNITFQATESIDVNAGMHITNAAGMNMTHSAGMNILHNAGDSMSQYSVNDYRLSATNITKIAMENMDVQAKKIEKTAEQMKVDSSKEEMTINSGKSVAIKSAEKSKLF, encoded by the coding sequence TTGTACACTCAAACCGCCGTGTCAATTGGGGATGAAGAATTCAAGCAATTCCATGCACTGTCTCTTAAACAATCCATGGATGGACACCATGAACTCAAACTCAGTATTGGTTACGACTGGCTGTTAAGAACAGGTAAAGACCCTGTATCCTCCGGTAAGTCCTTCTTAGGCAAGGAATTACGTATGTCCGTTCAGGCGATAGAGGGTAGTAATGACCTTAAACCGCTCTTTTTCAATGGTATAGTCAGTTCAGTGACCTTTGGCAAAGCCAGTAATGGCATCAACGGACACTGTACCATCATCGCTACCAGCCCGACCGTCCTCCTGGATGGTAATCCGCATATACAGTCCTATGAACAACAGGACCTTGCGGCTATCGCTGGTGCCGTGGCGAAATCCAGCAGCGCTTCTCCCGGCGGACTGGAAATCAATCCCGCCTATAGCGGCAAACTTAAGTATATCGTACAGTACCGGGAAACCGGTTACAAATTCCTGCAACGCCTCGCTCAACGCTATGGTGAATGGTTCTTCTACAATGGTCAGCAAATCATTTTCGGGAAATATAGCCCGCAGAAAACCATTCTGTATCACCAGGTCAATCTCGTCGATTTCAGTCTGACCCTGCGCACACTTCCCAACAGGATTGCCCTTAAAGGAATGGAATACCGCCAGTACTCCTTCGTGGAAAACAACACCGGCAGTATAGCCGAAGGCGGTGTAGACAGTCTGACCCAACACGCCCAGGCACAAAGCGATAAATTATATACCAAACCTTCCCAGTATAAACTCCCCTACGCTTTCAGCAGCAATGCCAAAGAAGAACTGGAACTGCTGACTAAACGCCAGAAACAGGCCCAGATGTCTCAAATGGTCGTAGTAACGGGAAAAAGCAAGAGTACCGCCCTGCGATTAGGCGATACCATCAGCATACAGGAAAATATCTTCTCCAACGAAGATCATGGCGAATATATGGTCACCGCCCTGGAACACTATTGTGATGGTAACGGTGAATACCATAACCTCTTTGAAGGAACGCCTGTAGCTGCAGCCGTACCTCCGCTGGACCTGGACAACTACCCTTTTGCGGAAGCCCAGAGCGCTACTGTCGTAGAAAACTTCGATCCGAAAGGATTGGGACGTATACGCGTAAGATTCAGCTGGCAGAATGGTACTTCTCCCTGGATCCGCCTGATGCAACCACATGGAGGCGGCGATAAAGGCTTCTATTTCATTCCCGAAGTAGGCGAAGAAGTATGGGTAGATTTTGAAGGAGGGAATCCGGAAGCGCCTTTCGCCACCGGCGCCGCTTACAATGGCACTGCGAAGACCAACTTCGGTGATACCATGAACAATGTAAAAGTGATCAGTACCCGCAGCGGACATACCATCAAACTGGATGATTCCAGCGGACAGGAATTTATCACAATTGCAGATAAAGGTGGTAATACGATTGTCATGGATACCAACGGACAAAACATCTCCATCTCTGCCCAGGAACATATCAGCATCAATGCCCGTAATATTACCTTCCAGGCCACAGAGAGTATCGACGTCAATGCAGGTATGCATATCACGAATGCTGCCGGTATGAATATGACCCACTCCGCAGGCATGAATATACTGCACAATGCAGGCGATAGCATGAGCCAGTACTCCGTAAATGACTACCGGCTGAGTGCTACCAACATTACAAAAATCGCCATGGAAAACATGGATGTGCAGGCAAAGAAAATTGAGAAGACCGCCGAGCAGATGAAGGTAGACAGCTCAAAAGAAGAGATGACTATCAACTCCGGCAAGTCTGTTGCCATCAAGAGCGCAGAGAAATCCAAATTGTTCTGA
- a CDS encoding phosphoribosyltransferase family protein, translated as METKNVILTQDVIEKKIKRIAYEIYEHNSDEQEIIITGIWDRGMILAEKITKILQEISPLQIKLLRLDLNKQRPEGVTLSEEIDFNGKVIVLVDDVANSGRTMLYALKPFLQFLPRKIQTAVLVDRKHKSFPLSVDFVGYSLATTLQDMVMVEMEEEEIKSAYLV; from the coding sequence ATGGAAACTAAGAACGTGATCCTGACCCAGGATGTGATAGAGAAGAAGATCAAACGTATCGCCTACGAGATCTATGAACATAACAGTGATGAACAGGAAATTATCATTACAGGGATCTGGGACAGGGGAATGATACTGGCGGAGAAAATTACAAAGATCCTGCAGGAGATATCTCCCTTGCAGATCAAATTACTGCGTCTGGACCTGAATAAACAACGTCCTGAGGGAGTAACGCTCTCCGAAGAAATAGATTTCAATGGAAAAGTGATCGTACTGGTCGATGATGTGGCCAACTCCGGACGTACCATGCTGTACGCCCTGAAACCTTTCCTGCAGTTCCTGCCCAGAAAGATCCAGACCGCCGTACTGGTGGATCGTAAGCATAAATCTTTCCCTTTATCAGTTGATTTCGTGGGTTATTCCCTGGCAACGACCCTGCAGGATATGGTGATGGTGGAAATGGAAGAGGAAGAGATCAAATCTGCCTA
- a CDS encoding (Fe-S)-binding protein → MHIIQELLFVIAFGVAVYLFYRKASQIRQNILLGRDVSLNDEPAARWQNVLLLAFGQKKMFRNPLVAVLHFFVYAGFVIINVEILEIILDGIFGKHRLFAPLLGGLYPVLIGCFEILAALVMIGCAIFLVRRNVVRVKRLNQHELDGWPRSDANYILLTEIVLMLLFLTMNTADQALQLHGHEHYINTGSFWVSGNFVSLFSGLSDSTLVAIERGCWWLHILGILAFLNYLPYSKHLHIILAFPNAYYADLRPKGKMENMPAVQKEVQLMLQPELAANEAPATDIPKFGAKDVPDLTWKNLLDAYSCTECGRCTAACPANITGKKLSPRKIMMDTRDRAEEIGLQIAKNGSFSEDGKTLLRDYISEEELRACTSCNACVQECPVSINPLHIILQLRRQLVMEESNAPQEWNMMFSNIENNMAPWKMSPDDRDKWAVEMNG, encoded by the coding sequence ATGCATATAATTCAGGAGCTTTTATTTGTAATTGCCTTTGGCGTTGCTGTATACCTGTTTTACAGAAAGGCCAGCCAGATCAGGCAAAACATACTGCTTGGCAGGGATGTATCACTCAATGACGAACCTGCCGCACGTTGGCAGAATGTACTGCTGCTAGCATTCGGACAGAAGAAAATGTTTCGTAACCCCCTGGTTGCTGTCCTTCACTTTTTCGTATATGCGGGTTTTGTCATCATTAACGTCGAGATCCTGGAGATCATCCTGGACGGCATTTTTGGCAAACACCGCCTGTTCGCTCCCCTGCTGGGAGGACTGTACCCCGTATTGATCGGTTGTTTTGAAATACTGGCCGCGCTGGTGATGATCGGCTGTGCGATATTCCTCGTACGCAGGAATGTTGTACGGGTAAAACGGCTGAATCAGCATGAGCTGGATGGATGGCCCCGTTCTGACGCCAATTATATCCTGCTCACCGAGATTGTACTCATGTTATTGTTTCTGACCATGAATACAGCGGATCAGGCATTACAACTGCATGGACATGAACACTATATCAATACCGGTTCCTTCTGGGTAAGCGGCAATTTTGTGTCATTATTCAGCGGATTATCCGACAGTACCCTGGTCGCTATAGAGCGTGGTTGCTGGTGGCTGCATATACTGGGCATCCTGGCATTCCTGAACTACCTCCCCTACTCCAAACACCTGCACATCATACTGGCATTCCCGAATGCCTATTATGCGGACCTGCGGCCTAAGGGAAAAATGGAGAACATGCCGGCTGTGCAGAAAGAAGTACAGCTCATGTTACAACCGGAACTGGCGGCTAATGAAGCACCAGCTACCGATATTCCTAAGTTTGGCGCCAAAGACGTACCAGATCTGACCTGGAAGAACCTGCTCGATGCCTACAGCTGTACCGAATGTGGCCGTTGTACGGCTGCCTGTCCGGCAAACATTACCGGCAAAAAGCTGTCTCCCCGTAAGATCATGATGGATACCCGTGACCGTGCCGAAGAAATCGGTCTGCAGATAGCAAAGAACGGCTCCTTTAGCGAAGATGGTAAAACCCTGCTCCGCGATTATATCTCTGAAGAAGAACTCCGCGCCTGTACATCCTGCAATGCCTGCGTACAGGAGTGTCCCGTAAGTATTAATCCACTGCATATCATCCTGCAATTACGTCGTCAGCTGGTGATGGAAGAATCCAATGCACCGCAGGAATGGAATATGATGTTCAGCAACATCGAAAACAATATGGCCCCCTGGAAAATGAGTCCGGACGACAGGGACAAATGGGCCGTAGAAATGAATGGATAA
- a CDS encoding (Fe-S)-binding protein, which translates to MQIKTMAEYFANGETPEILFWVGCAGSFDQRAQKITKAFATILDKVGIRFAILGKEESCTGDPARRAGNEFIFQMMAQNNIAILNGYEVKKIVTACPHCFNTLRNEYPELGGHYEVIHHATYLQQLIDEGKIRMQEGGTFKGRKITYHDSCYLGRANNIYEAPRKVLEALDTELVEMKRCRSNGLCCGAGGAQMFKEEEKGSTRINFERGKEAIGTGASVIAANCPFCMTMLTDGVKEQGKEDSVQVLDIAEMIAQQMQ; encoded by the coding sequence ATGCAAATAAAAACGATGGCCGAATACTTCGCCAATGGCGAAACCCCTGAAATCCTGTTTTGGGTGGGCTGTGCCGGCAGTTTTGATCAACGTGCGCAGAAAATCACCAAAGCCTTTGCCACTATCCTTGATAAAGTCGGAATCCGTTTTGCAATACTCGGTAAGGAAGAAAGCTGCACCGGCGATCCGGCGCGCAGGGCGGGCAATGAATTCATCTTCCAGATGATGGCCCAGAACAATATCGCCATACTGAATGGTTATGAAGTGAAAAAGATCGTTACGGCATGTCCCCATTGCTTTAATACCCTCCGCAATGAATACCCTGAACTGGGTGGACATTACGAAGTCATACACCATGCTACCTATCTGCAACAACTGATTGACGAAGGGAAGATCCGGATGCAGGAAGGCGGTACCTTCAAAGGCCGCAAGATCACTTATCACGATTCCTGTTATCTTGGCCGTGCCAATAACATTTATGAAGCCCCCCGCAAGGTACTGGAAGCTCTGGACACAGAACTGGTAGAGATGAAACGTTGCCGTAGCAATGGCCTCTGCTGTGGCGCCGGTGGCGCACAGATGTTCAAGGAGGAAGAAAAAGGCAGCACCCGCATCAACTTTGAACGTGGGAAAGAAGCAATAGGAACAGGCGCGTCTGTGATTGCTGCGAATTGTCCTTTCTGTATGACGATGCTGACAGACGGTGTGAAAGAACAAGGTAAAGAAGACAGCGTACAGGTACTGGATATCGCGGAAATGATCGCACAACAGATGCAATAA
- a CDS encoding DUF3289 family protein — protein MSENNVGNLVIISKNYTENGENIRWNSAGETNLQSGKRIRMAGKQDGVTFHKNDPVNLNAATPIKVLQVTGPKSVVNHNTYEFSATAFSEKVPDNQLMLVHWAYSFDGGKTIEPFKTGTTRAEKGIAYKLITVDGNTVDKEVTVYAYFRKPDTNVKVTSKVIYLPLVVDAYRIPGLNEDGSDIANDMAYGKGTTAKPVYNAGELTSYKTSYLDKGFDIARDAKYANSGAGNKSIYNEKQILATGRLMQFSNAYSDNNSLFRQFRDMVDLMARSDLNDNIHNMIDKFERNEGGIYENAKLTSAVMANPSTIRFCTGIEDEMADRIKKAAGELITMEDKKIYYGKEADYNKKHTYGHPSFPYSRDYNLVKGLTIAINDVWCYKVTMTYFKITGNNYKAKYEVQLWDHFGLDLPDMEKFYSYGAGFRAWFLLQHLRGYKPFLTKVRFEKEFTGNITEGAQERKNKRTK, from the coding sequence ATGAGCGAAAATAATGTTGGTAACCTCGTTATCATCAGTAAAAATTATACTGAAAACGGTGAGAACATCCGCTGGAACAGCGCGGGTGAAACAAATCTGCAATCAGGTAAACGTATCCGGATGGCAGGCAAACAGGATGGCGTCACCTTTCATAAAAACGATCCTGTCAACCTGAATGCTGCTACCCCCATCAAAGTACTACAGGTAACAGGCCCCAAAAGCGTAGTCAATCATAATACCTACGAATTCAGTGCTACCGCTTTCAGCGAAAAAGTACCCGATAACCAGCTGATGCTGGTACACTGGGCCTATTCATTTGATGGTGGTAAAACAATAGAACCTTTTAAAACCGGTACCACCCGCGCTGAAAAGGGAATTGCATATAAACTGATCACCGTTGACGGCAATACCGTGGATAAAGAAGTCACCGTATATGCCTATTTCCGCAAGCCGGATACCAATGTCAAAGTCACTTCTAAAGTCATCTACCTTCCGCTGGTAGTAGACGCCTATCGCATACCCGGTCTGAATGAAGACGGCTCGGATATTGCCAATGATATGGCTTATGGTAAAGGAACGACCGCGAAACCGGTATACAACGCCGGCGAACTCACCTCCTACAAAACCAGTTACCTGGATAAAGGATTTGACATTGCCAGAGATGCGAAATATGCCAACAGCGGCGCTGGTAACAAGAGTATCTATAATGAAAAACAGATCCTCGCTACCGGCAGATTAATGCAATTTTCCAATGCCTATTCCGACAACAATAGCCTCTTCCGGCAGTTCAGGGATATGGTGGATCTCATGGCGAGAAGTGACCTGAATGACAACATTCACAACATGATCGACAAGTTCGAAAGGAACGAAGGCGGTATCTATGAAAATGCGAAACTGACATCAGCCGTGATGGCCAATCCATCCACAATACGGTTCTGTACTGGTATCGAGGATGAAATGGCCGATCGTATCAAAAAAGCAGCTGGTGAACTGATCACCATGGAGGACAAGAAGATCTATTATGGCAAGGAAGCGGATTACAATAAAAAGCACACCTACGGCCATCCCTCCTTTCCTTACAGTCGTGACTACAACCTCGTGAAAGGTCTGACCATCGCTATCAATGACGTATGGTGTTATAAAGTCACAATGACCTATTTCAAGATCACCGGCAATAACTATAAGGCGAAATATGAGGTACAGCTCTGGGATCACTTTGGTCTAGACCTGCCTGATATGGAGAAGTTTTATTCCTATGGCGCAGGCTTCAGAGCATGGTTCCTCCTGCAGCACCTGAGAGGTTACAAACCCTTTCTGACCAAAGTAAGATTTGAAAAGGAATTCACCGGCAATATCACCGAAGGCGCCCAGGAAAGGAAAAATAAAAGAACAAAATGA
- a CDS encoding FMN-binding negative transcriptional regulator yields the protein MYIPRLNVMEDRQEIAAFMQRFSFATIIHSINNIPVATHLPFHISFRDDKLFLTAHFARANDQWECLERSRSLVIFSEPHAYISPTNYEKLQEVPTWNYISVHAYGQARIIADPDAVMALLESSIHDYEASYMQQWQELPAAFKLKLLNGIVAFEIEVDDLQAKQKLSQNKTMQEQRNIIENLSANTDSTARITAEYMRKRLEQDID from the coding sequence ATGTATATCCCAAGGCTCAATGTGATGGAAGACCGGCAGGAAATCGCTGCCTTTATGCAACGCTTCAGCTTTGCCACTATTATACACAGCATCAACAACATACCGGTAGCCACACACCTCCCCTTCCACATTTCTTTTCGTGACGATAAATTATTCCTGACCGCCCACTTTGCCAGGGCCAACGACCAATGGGAATGCCTGGAAAGGTCGCGGTCGCTGGTCATCTTTAGTGAGCCACATGCCTATATTTCGCCTACGAACTACGAAAAGCTGCAGGAAGTCCCTACCTGGAACTATATCTCTGTCCATGCCTATGGCCAGGCCCGTATCATTGCCGACCCAGACGCCGTAATGGCCCTGCTGGAGAGCAGCATCCATGATTATGAGGCATCCTACATGCAGCAATGGCAGGAATTACCAGCCGCTTTCAAACTCAAACTCCTGAATGGCATTGTTGCCTTTGAAATCGAAGTCGACGACCTACAAGCTAAACAGAAGCTCAGTCAGAATAAAACCATGCAGGAGCAGCGTAATATCATTGAAAATCTGTCCGCTAACACTGATAGCACAGCCCGGATCACCGCTGAATACATGCGGAAGAGGCTGGAACAAGATATCGACTGA